From a region of the Bacillus oleivorans genome:
- a CDS encoding XTP/dITP diphosphatase, with translation MKEKVVIATQNKGKAKEFEDLFAPFHFEVVTLLDLPEKLDIIEDGSTFEENAIKKAETISQKYNCFTIGDDSGLIVDFLNGRPGIYSARYAGEEKNDEANIQKVLQELEGVPSEDRTARFYCALAFSGPGMKTKTVYGTCEGIILTEKRGSSGFGYDPIFYVEDFGKTLAELSKDEKNRISHRGNAIRKLSHILDDWVSGSGLT, from the coding sequence ATGAAAGAAAAAGTTGTTATTGCTACTCAAAATAAAGGAAAAGCTAAAGAGTTTGAGGATTTGTTCGCTCCTTTTCATTTTGAAGTAGTAACCTTATTAGATCTTCCTGAGAAGTTAGATATTATCGAGGATGGGTCTACCTTTGAAGAAAATGCAATCAAAAAAGCCGAGACAATTTCTCAAAAATATAATTGTTTTACGATTGGGGATGACTCAGGGCTTATCGTTGATTTTTTAAACGGCAGACCGGGAATCTATTCAGCCCGATATGCCGGTGAAGAAAAAAATGATGAAGCCAATATTCAAAAAGTGCTGCAGGAATTAGAAGGAGTTCCGTCTGAAGACCGAACAGCCAGATTTTATTGTGCTCTTGCTTTTAGCGGACCAGGCATGAAAACAAAAACCGTCTATGGTACATGCGAAGGAATCATCCTGACTGAAAAAAGAGGCAGTAGCGGATTTGGATATGATCCAATATTTTATGTAGAGGACTTTGGCAAAACGTTAGCAGAGCTTTCTAAGGATGAAAAAAACAGGATTAGCCATAGAGGAAATGCCATCAGAAAGCTATCTCATATCCTAGACGATTGGGTTTCGGGAAGTGGCCTTACATGA
- a CDS encoding metallophosphoesterase family protein has protein sequence MKYIIVSDSHGLTRELEQVVRAFPDVDGYIHCGDSELNTDHPAILPYTAVNGNCDWNGNFPDEQTIYKQTHRFFITHGHLYNVKTTLLNLHYKALEKGASIVCFGHSHLVGAEMIDGILYLNPGSLRLPRGRKERTFMVLEIEDKQAVVSILNVEQINDPVEKINFTLQAVNR, from the coding sequence ATGAAATATATCATTGTAAGTGATAGTCATGGGCTAACTAGGGAATTAGAACAGGTTGTTAGAGCCTTTCCTGATGTTGATGGGTATATTCATTGCGGTGATTCAGAACTGAATACAGATCATCCTGCAATTCTTCCCTATACAGCGGTTAATGGGAATTGTGACTGGAACGGAAATTTTCCAGATGAACAAACCATTTATAAACAGACTCACCGTTTTTTTATCACTCATGGTCATCTATATAATGTGAAAACGACTTTATTGAACCTTCATTATAAGGCATTAGAAAAGGGAGCCAGTATCGTATGTTTCGGTCATTCCCATCTTGTCGGCGCCGAAATGATTGATGGAATTCTTTATTTGAATCCAGGCAGTCTCCGTTTACCAAGAGGCCGAAAAGAGCGAACGTTTATGGTGCTGGAAATTGAAGATAAGCAAGCGGTTGTTTCTATATTAAATGTAGAGCAAATAAATGATCCGGTTGAAAAGATCAACTTTACTTTACAAGCTGTGAACAGATAA